One genomic region from Gossypium hirsutum isolate 1008001.06 chromosome D13, Gossypium_hirsutum_v2.1, whole genome shotgun sequence encodes:
- the LOC107918521 gene encoding probable WRKY transcription factor 57: MEDKEGLDPAGTEFKSDSSSSWTLAGPDSVSDSINYFFDRESSILSEFGWNILQLDHADEIERFGELDRTDASRGLAGNFSGSQSQSCGAAGGSCSGAASNPVGSAEVPTSNPSVSSSSSEDPPEKSTGFGGKPPEIPSKVRKKGQKRIRQPRFAFMTKSEVDHLEDGYRWRKYGQKAVKNSPFPRSYYRCTNSKCTVKKRVERSSEDPTIVITTYEGQHCHHSVGFPRGGLISHEAAFAGQFTPGVSQFYYSQGVQLHRGISPSTTQSQQLPIEVRESRALPEPTSQLPKDEGLLGDIVPPGMRKT, encoded by the exons ATGGAAGATAAAGAGGGGCTTGATCCAGCTGGGACTGAGTTTAAATCCGATTCGAGCTCGAGCTGGACACTTGCTGGACCTGACTCAGTCTCGGATAGCATCAATTACTTCTTCGATAGGGAAAGCAGTATACTGAGTGAGTTTGGTTGGAATATTCTACAACTGGACCATGCCGATGAGATTGAAAGGTTCGGTGAACTAGACCGAACCGACGCCAGTCGTGGTTTGGCGGGAAATTTTAGCGGCTCGCAATCGCAAAGCTGTGGTGCAGCTGGTGGTTCGTGTTCAGGGGCAGCGTCGAATCCGGTCGGGTCAGCTGAAGTGCCGACATCGAATCCGTCGGTGTCGTCGAGCTCCAGCGAGGATCCGCCGGAGAAATCTACGGGCTTCGGCGGGAAACCGCCTGAGATACC GAGTAAGGTGAGGAAGAAGGGGCAAAAGCGAATTAGGCAGCCACGTTTTGCTTTTATGACCAAGAGTGAAGTTGATCATCTTGAAGATGGCTACCGATGGCGAAAATATGGACAAAAAGCTGTTAAAAATAGTCCATTTCCTAG GAGTTACTATCGCTGCACAAATAGCAAATGTACAGTGAAGAAGAGGGTGGAACGCTCCTCTGAAGATCCCACCATCGTCATTACTACATATGAAGGTCAACACTGTCATCATAGTGTCGGTTTCCCCCGTGGTGGACTCATCAGCCATGAAGCTGCCTTTGCCGGTCAGTTTACTCCTGGAGTCTCTCAATTTTATTATTCACAAGGGGTACAGTTACATAGGGGAATTTCTCCAAGCACAACGCAGTCACAGCAATTGCCCATTGAGGTAAGAGAATCTCGAGCGCTGCCAGAACCCACCTCACAGCTGCCAAAAGATGAAGGGTTACTTGGAGATATTGTGCCTCCTGGCATGCGTAAGACGTGA